TTGATACCCTTATTATCAATTATTTTAAGATCCTTAACCGAAGTAAAGACTGCTGACTTTTCTTCACCGGAGAACGCAGAAGGTGATGAATAGTCAATTTCAATCGTCTTGTCTCTATTGTATACCCTATTGATACTGATATAACTGTCGCGAACAGAATCAACGATACTTTTATCAATGAATTTTATAGTATACATTGGGGTTTCCTTCAGATCCATAAACGTGTATTCGCTGGATTTGTTAGACAGTTTCGCTACCGGAATACCATCCAGATTGATAATTCCTCTCTTGGTTTTGATATTCTGAGCATGAAGGAAAACACCCAGAACTGTAAAGAATATGATTATGCCTCTCTTCATACAATCAGACTTTTACAAATAAAAAAAGTGTAACACAAAGTTACACTTTCTTGAAAATATATTTAGCTTTTCATTTAATTATTCACAAAGGATAATACCTTTATCATGATTAAATTCTACAACACCGCTTTTGATAGCATAAGCAAAAACAGAGTCTTTTCCAGCTTCTTTGGTAAAGTTTTTAGCAAAAGCTTCATCAATAGAATTAGCATAAAGCTTTACATTACCTCCGATCAAAGAAGAAACAATTCCCGCGTGGTTTTTCATGATGTGAAATTCACCATTTTTTCCAGGCAACAATACTGAGTCTACTTCTCCTTCAAAAACTACGTATTCTGGTGTTAAAATTTTTATATTCATTTTAATTTAGATTTGAAGATTTCAGATTTCAGATTTCAGACAACCTTAAAGTCTCATGTCTGGTATCTTTTATCTTTATGTCTAATTATTAAGCGTTTTCAGCTAACATTTTTTGTCCTGCTTCGATAGCTTCTTCGATAGTTCCTTTCAGGTTGAAAGCAGCTTCTGGTAAGTGATCTAATTCACCATCCATAATCATAGTAAATCCTTTGATTGTATCTTTGATGTCTACTAGAGATCCTGGGATACCTGTAAACTGTTCTGCTACGTGGAAAGGCTGAGATAAGAATCTCTGAACTTTTCTTGCACGGTATACAACAGATTTATCTTCTTCAGAAAGTTCTTCCATACCAAGGATTGCGATGATATCCTGAAGAGCTTTGTATCTTTGAAGAATTTCTTTTACTCTTTGAGCACAGTCATAGTGTTCCTGACCGATAACTTCCGGAGCAAGGATTCTTGAAGTAGAAGCTAATGGATCTACCGCTGGGTAAATACCTAATGAAGCAATCTTTCTGTCAAGTACCGTAGTTGCATCCAAGTGAGCAAACGTAGTTGCAGGAGCCGGGTCAGTTAAGTCATCCGCAGGTACGTATACCGCCTGTACTGAAGTAATTGAACCATTTTTAGTTGAAGTAATTCTTTCCTGCATCGCACCCATTTCAGAAGCAAGAGTTGGTTGGTAACCTACCGCTGATGGCATACGACCAAGAAGTGCAGATACCTCAGAACCAGCCTGTGTAAAACGGAAGATGTTATCTACGAAGAAAAGTACATCTCTACCTTGTCCGCTTTCTCCACCGTCTCTGTAGTACTCAGCTAATGTAAGACCAGAAAGTGCTACTCTAGCTCTTGCACCTGGCGGCTCGTTCATTTGTCCGAAAACGAATGCAGCTTTAGAATCTTTCATAGCTTCTAAGTCTACTTTAGAAAGGTCCCAACCTCCGTTTTCCATAGAGTGCATGAAATCATCACCATACTTGATAATACCTGATTCCAACATCTCTCTTAAAAGGTCATTTCCTTCTCTCGTTCTTTCACCTACTCCGGCGAATACAGAAAGACCTCCGTGTCCTTTTGCAATATTGTTAATCAACTCCTGGATCAATACTGTTTTACCTACACCGGCACCACCGAACAAACCAATTTTACCTCCTTTTGCATAAGGCTCAACTAAGTCGATTACTTTAATACCTGTAAATAAAACTTCTGCAGAAGTTGAAAGTTGATCAAATTTTGGAGCTGGTCTGTGAATTGGTAGACCACCTTCCTTAGAAATATCTTGAAGTCCGTCGATAGCATCACCAACAACGTTGAATAGTCTTCCGTTTACAGCCTCTCCAATTGGCATCATAATAGGATTTCCGTATCCAATTACGTCCTGCCCTCTTTTAAGACCGTCAGTAGCGTCCATTGCGATACATCTTACTGTATCTTCGCCAATATGTTGTTCTACCTCTAAAACTACTTTTTCACCGTTTTCTTTTGTAATTTCTAACGCGTCATAGATTGCTGGAACAGCTTCCACATCTGTGAAGACAACGTCGATTACCGGACCAATAATTTGAGAAATTTTACCTTTAATTTGGTTTGCCATTGCTAAATTTTTTCTTGGTGCAAATATAGTGATTCTTCATAAACCCGCAATTGGTAAAAAAAAGATTTTTATCATGCTTTTGAGAATAGATTATTTTAGTATTATAACGATATAACAATGAACCAGTGCTGTAATATTAAGGTTATAGGTATTACTCTATTGTTATATTGATACATTGGCACATTATTTCTATATTTGCAGTCAAATTTTTCCGTTTTGAAAGTTTTCAAGAATTTTACAGATTATTCCTCACAGAAGCCTTTAGCATTGTCTTTAGGAATGTTTGACGGGGTACATCTCGGGCACAAGAGTATTATTGATGAACTGACTAAAGTAGGTACAGAGAACAATATGGAAACTGCTATCCTTACTTTCTGGCCGCATCCAAGGTTTGTTTTTAATCCCAATAAAGATTTAAAACTTCTGAATACATTAGAAGAAAAGAAACAGCTGGTTGAAAAGTATGGTATTGATAATCTGTTCCTGAAGGAGTTTGATGAAGAATTCAGAAACTTAACCGGAGAAGAGTTTGTGCGCCAGATTTTAATTGATAAACTCAACGTTAAATACCTTATTATAGGATACGACCATTCTTTCGGAAAAAATAAAAGTGGAAATTTTGAACTTCTTCAAAAATTATCCAAGGAGCTTGATTTTGATGTTGAACAAATGGAAGCGATCAATATTCACGAAAACAATATCAGTTCTACGAAAGTACGTAATGCACTTTTAACAGGAAATATTAAGGAGGCCAACGAAATGCTGGGATACTCCTACTCTGTTTCAGGAACGGTAGTTCATGGGAAGAAGATCGGAAGAACAATTGGCTATCCAACGGCCAATATTGATACGGAATCCATTAAGCTTTTGCCTAAAAAAGGAGCTTATATTGTAGAAGTATTCGTAAAAGGCAACCTATATAAAGGAATGCTGAGTGTTGGAACCAACCCTACAGTAAATGGAGAGAAACTCACTGTGGAAGTTTATATCCTTGATTTTGATGGAGATATTTATGATGAAGAAATTACGGTAAACTTCAGAGATTTTCTTCATGATGAAATCAAATTTGAAGGTCTTGAAAAACTGATTGAAAGACTGGATGAGGATAAAAAATTAACACAGGAGTATGATTTCAAGGAGTAATAATTTTGACTTTCTAAGACTTGTTTTTGCGAGTCTTGTTATTATTACCCACTCCTATGCTCTTTCCGGAGCTGCTCAAGGTGATCCTTTATCACAGCTTACCAACAGCCAGATGGAATTCTCTTATCTTGGAGTTCATGGTTTTTTTATTATCTCCGGATATTTAATTTTTAAAAGTTTACTGCGCTGCAAAGGCCTTTCTGATTTTTACTGGAAAAGACTTTTAAGACTATTTCCTGCCTTATTAGTTGTACTTTTCCTTACCGTTTTGCTGGCACCCGCAGTTTATGAAAGTTCCGTTCCTTACTTACAGAACAAATCTGTTTACACTTATATTCCTCAAAATTTAACCTTATTCTTCCGGCAAAAAGGTATTGACGGTGTTTTTGAAAACAATCCTTACAAACATAGCATCAATGGAAGTTTATGGACCATATGCTACGAATTCAGTATGTATGTAATGGTCTCTTTGTTATTCTTTATCCGTAAAAAAGCTTTTGTAAAAACTGTTGTTATCCTATTATTTATCTCAAGCTATATCTTAACTATTTTTCAGCCTTATTTTCTATATGGAGTATTTGTGAAAATGGGACTAGGAAGTAATCATTTTTATAATCTGATGTGCTTCTTTGCAGGTGGTATGGTATTGACTTATCTGAATATCAATAATAAAAAA
The window above is part of the Chryseobacterium sp. MA9 genome. Proteins encoded here:
- a CDS encoding F0F1 ATP synthase subunit epsilon, which codes for MNIKILTPEYVVFEGEVDSVLLPGKNGEFHIMKNHAGIVSSLIGGNVKLYANSIDEAFAKNFTKEAGKDSVFAYAIKSGVVEFNHDKGIILCE
- the atpD gene encoding F0F1 ATP synthase subunit beta, with amino-acid sequence MANQIKGKISQIIGPVIDVVFTDVEAVPAIYDALEITKENGEKVVLEVEQHIGEDTVRCIAMDATDGLKRGQDVIGYGNPIMMPIGEAVNGRLFNVVGDAIDGLQDISKEGGLPIHRPAPKFDQLSTSAEVLFTGIKVIDLVEPYAKGGKIGLFGGAGVGKTVLIQELINNIAKGHGGLSVFAGVGERTREGNDLLREMLESGIIKYGDDFMHSMENGGWDLSKVDLEAMKDSKAAFVFGQMNEPPGARARVALSGLTLAEYYRDGGESGQGRDVLFFVDNIFRFTQAGSEVSALLGRMPSAVGYQPTLASEMGAMQERITSTKNGSITSVQAVYVPADDLTDPAPATTFAHLDATTVLDRKIASLGIYPAVDPLASTSRILAPEVIGQEHYDCAQRVKEILQRYKALQDIIAILGMEELSEEDKSVVYRARKVQRFLSQPFHVAEQFTGIPGSLVDIKDTIKGFTMIMDGELDHLPEAAFNLKGTIEEAIEAGQKMLAENA
- a CDS encoding bifunctional riboflavin kinase/FAD synthetase: MKVFKNFTDYSSQKPLALSLGMFDGVHLGHKSIIDELTKVGTENNMETAILTFWPHPRFVFNPNKDLKLLNTLEEKKQLVEKYGIDNLFLKEFDEEFRNLTGEEFVRQILIDKLNVKYLIIGYDHSFGKNKSGNFELLQKLSKELDFDVEQMEAINIHENNISSTKVRNALLTGNIKEANEMLGYSYSVSGTVVHGKKIGRTIGYPTANIDTESIKLLPKKGAYIVEVFVKGNLYKGMLSVGTNPTVNGEKLTVEVYILDFDGDIYDEEITVNFRDFLHDEIKFEGLEKLIERLDEDKKLTQEYDFKE
- a CDS encoding acyltransferase — its product is MISRSNNFDFLRLVFASLVIITHSYALSGAAQGDPLSQLTNSQMEFSYLGVHGFFIISGYLIFKSLLRCKGLSDFYWKRLLRLFPALLVVLFLTVLLAPAVYESSVPYLQNKSVYTYIPQNLTLFFRQKGIDGVFENNPYKHSINGSLWTICYEFSMYVMVSLLFFIRKKAFVKTVVILLFISSYILTIFQPYFLYGVFVKMGLGSNHFYNLMCFFAGGMVLTYLNINNKKTENIIILLSFIVLIISLYLNIFKYTCYITLPLLVILLGERSTRYLNKVGEVIGDTSYGIYIYSFPIQQALMYFFKLDTVMLFIFSLPLSILLGYISWHLIEKKALGYKDLFAKKAIQ